The proteins below come from a single Parazoarcus communis genomic window:
- a CDS encoding LapD/MoxY N-terminal periplasmic domain-containing protein: MSLIKQLWIAIVMVTLLSLGGSLVVSTLAAKRYLEQQLNVKNVDNATALALSLSQMPKDPVTVELQVAAQFDAGHYRVIRLVGPDGNILVERTAEPRLDDVPAWFVRLAAIEAHPGMAHVQDGWQQFATLTLESQTSYAYTELWHSIRQMLLWFAIMAAAAGVVGSLLLGRITAPLRKLVGQAEAIGERRFVTTPEPATAELRVVVRAMNALSDRVRLMLVDEARRLEILRKQTQEDALTGLFERRQFLNVLGAQLVDHDAPTGGALLIARVGDLSDLNRTRGREFADALLRALADAIRSQIGEQPTWIAGRLNGTDLAVLAPGVAYLPLWTEGLVKALHEVAEKHASGGDNAAIALPIAAALYSPGEALPTVLTRTDTALAEAELAGGRAVQLDAWVRLTQPQRDQSQWHQLISRALDQHELRLETYPVRDGNGALLHVEAPLRLRLDGEWRGVAYFMQWAVRLELMGHIDAAVVRAALELIRSTGQAVAVNISSHAIRNAGFLADLLHQLEMAPNEAPLLWMEVPEQDAARNQAEFRTFCLALKPLACKLGLEHAGPNFNALGDLHDLGLDYLKVDASLLRDLDGNSGNQAFARSLCMLAHALGLTVIAEGVDHPEAVTMLSDVGFDAMTGPGIR, encoded by the coding sequence ATGTCCCTGATCAAGCAACTCTGGATCGCCATCGTCATGGTCACCCTGCTATCCCTTGGCGGCAGCCTGGTGGTGAGCACGCTGGCGGCAAAGCGCTACCTCGAACAGCAACTCAACGTGAAAAACGTCGACAACGCCACTGCGCTCGCACTGTCACTGTCGCAGATGCCGAAGGATCCGGTCACCGTCGAGCTGCAGGTTGCCGCGCAGTTCGATGCCGGACACTACCGCGTGATTCGCCTGGTCGGGCCCGACGGCAACATCCTGGTTGAACGCACTGCCGAGCCCCGTCTCGACGACGTCCCAGCCTGGTTCGTACGCCTCGCCGCGATCGAGGCCCACCCCGGTATGGCGCACGTGCAGGACGGCTGGCAGCAGTTCGCCACCCTGACGCTGGAAAGCCAGACCAGCTACGCCTACACCGAGCTGTGGCACAGCATTCGGCAGATGCTGTTGTGGTTCGCCATCATGGCGGCCGCAGCCGGCGTCGTTGGCAGTCTGCTGCTTGGTCGCATCACCGCGCCGCTGCGCAAGCTGGTGGGGCAGGCGGAGGCCATCGGCGAGCGCCGCTTCGTCACCACGCCCGAGCCCGCCACCGCCGAGTTGCGGGTCGTGGTGCGGGCAATGAATGCGCTCTCCGACCGCGTGCGTCTGATGCTGGTGGACGAAGCCCGGCGTCTCGAAATCCTGCGCAAGCAAACCCAGGAGGATGCCTTGACCGGACTGTTCGAGCGCCGGCAGTTCCTCAACGTCCTCGGTGCGCAGCTCGTCGACCATGATGCACCGACCGGCGGCGCACTGCTGATCGCACGCGTGGGCGATCTCTCCGACCTGAATCGCACCCGCGGCCGCGAATTCGCCGACGCCCTGCTGCGCGCGCTTGCAGATGCCATCCGCAGCCAGATCGGCGAGCAGCCGACATGGATCGCAGGGCGCCTGAACGGGACCGACCTTGCCGTTCTGGCCCCTGGCGTCGCCTATCTTCCGCTATGGACCGAAGGCCTCGTCAAAGCCCTGCACGAGGTGGCTGAAAAACACGCATCGGGGGGTGACAACGCAGCCATCGCCCTGCCCATCGCAGCCGCCCTGTATTCTCCAGGCGAAGCACTGCCGACGGTGCTGACACGCACCGATACGGCGCTGGCCGAAGCCGAACTGGCTGGCGGGCGGGCGGTTCAGCTCGACGCCTGGGTGCGCCTGACGCAGCCTCAGCGCGACCAGTCGCAATGGCATCAGCTCATTTCCAGAGCGCTCGATCAGCATGAACTCCGCCTTGAAACCTACCCGGTACGGGATGGCAATGGCGCACTGTTGCACGTCGAGGCGCCGCTGCGCTTGCGGCTCGATGGCGAGTGGCGCGGCGTCGCCTATTTCATGCAATGGGCGGTACGCCTCGAACTGATGGGGCACATCGACGCCGCGGTGGTAAGGGCTGCACTCGAACTCATTCGCAGCACCGGTCAGGCCGTCGCGGTCAACATCTCGTCCCATGCCATCCGCAACGCCGGCTTCCTGGCCGATCTGCTGCATCAACTGGAGATGGCGCCCAACGAGGCGCCGCTGCTGTGGATGGAGGTCCCGGAACAGGACGCTGCACGCAATCAGGCCGAGTTCCGCACCTTCTGTCTCGCCCTCAAGCCGCTGGCGTGCAAGCTCGGCCTGGAGCATGCCGGCCCGAACTTCAACGCGCTTGGCGACCTGCATGACCTTGGCCTCGACTACCTCAAGGTCGACGCTTCACTGCTGCGCGACCTGGACGGCAACAGCGGCAATCAGGCCTTCGCCCGCAGTCTGTGCATGCTGGCGCACGCTCTGGGCCTGACCGTGATCGCAGAAGGTGTTGATCACCCTGAAGCCGTCACGATGCTGAGCGATGTGGGCTTTGATGCCATGACCGGCCCCGGCATCCGCTGA
- a CDS encoding TolC family outer membrane protein, with amino-acid sequence MKRIRTLVSLAVLASLPVAAAASAPEPLRDAARKAVVSNPEVQARWHAFRAAGADQDAARGGYLPQVDVTTSIGRESQKRPGSSTDHYTHSNATLSLNQMVYDGFYTRSEVSRLGYARLARYYEIIDASESAALEAVRAYADVQRYRDLVALAKQNYVEHKLVYDQIAERAGAGVGRRVDLEQATGRLALAESNLLTEVSNLHDVSSRYQRVVGELPADALPPMGDKLGVEGIPPSASDALREAFNTSPSLNAAVENVRAGQAAIETRRAAYHPRVDLRASQAVDRNLDNLDGRSRDGVVELVLTYNLFRGGSDDARIRQAAESLNQAKDLRDKACRDLRQTVAIAYNDVQRIQEQLRYLDQHQLSIEKAREAYRRQFDIGQRTLLDLLDTENEYFQARRAYTNARYDGLTAEARTLSGMGHLMRALDVAREDLPSAVDAGQDRDGIDPATLCPPDAPAALQIDKAALLAKTLKELGAAK; translated from the coding sequence ATGAAACGAATTCGTACCCTGGTCTCACTTGCGGTCCTGGCGAGCCTGCCCGTTGCAGCGGCTGCGTCGGCGCCCGAGCCGCTGCGTGATGCTGCGCGCAAGGCCGTGGTGAGCAATCCGGAGGTTCAGGCACGCTGGCACGCGTTTCGTGCGGCGGGCGCCGACCAGGATGCCGCGCGGGGTGGCTACCTGCCGCAGGTTGATGTGACGACCAGCATTGGCCGTGAAAGCCAGAAGCGCCCGGGCAGTTCGACGGATCACTACACGCATAGCAATGCCACGCTGTCGCTCAACCAGATGGTGTACGACGGCTTCTATACCCGCAGCGAGGTATCCCGCCTCGGCTATGCCCGTCTGGCCCGATACTACGAAATCATCGACGCCTCCGAGTCGGCTGCGCTCGAGGCGGTACGCGCCTATGCCGACGTGCAGCGCTATCGCGACCTGGTTGCGCTGGCAAAGCAGAACTATGTCGAACACAAGCTGGTGTACGACCAGATCGCAGAGCGCGCCGGGGCCGGTGTCGGCCGCCGGGTGGATCTCGAGCAGGCGACCGGGCGTCTGGCGCTGGCAGAGTCCAACCTGCTGACCGAAGTGTCCAACCTGCACGATGTCAGCAGCCGCTATCAGCGCGTGGTGGGCGAATTGCCGGCCGACGCTCTGCCACCGATGGGCGACAAACTCGGCGTTGAGGGTATTCCGCCGAGTGCCAGTGATGCCTTGCGTGAAGCCTTCAACACCAGCCCTTCGCTCAATGCCGCAGTCGAGAATGTGCGTGCAGGCCAGGCTGCGATCGAAACCCGCCGTGCGGCCTACCACCCGCGGGTGGACCTGCGCGCCAGCCAGGCGGTCGACCGCAACCTCGACAACCTTGACGGGCGTTCGCGCGATGGCGTGGTGGAACTGGTGCTGACCTATAACCTGTTTCGCGGCGGGTCGGATGACGCCCGCATTCGGCAGGCTGCCGAATCGCTGAACCAGGCCAAGGATCTGCGCGACAAGGCGTGTCGCGATCTGCGGCAAACGGTGGCGATTGCCTACAACGACGTACAGCGAATCCAGGAGCAGTTGCGTTATCTCGATCAGCATCAACTGTCGATCGAGAAAGCGCGCGAGGCCTACCGTCGCCAGTTCGACATCGGTCAGCGCACCCTGCTTGACCTGCTCGATACCGAAAACGAGTATTTTCAGGCCCGCCGTGCCTATACCAATGCGCGCTACGACGGTCTGACCGCCGAAGCTCGCACCCTGTCGGGGATGGGGCACCTGATGCGCGCGCTCGATGTGGCACGCGAGGACTTGCCAAGCGCGGTCGATGCAGGACAGGACCGCGACGGTATCGACCCCGCCACCCTGTGCCCGCCCGATGCGCCGGCTGCGCTGCAGATCGACAAGGCCGCGCTGCTGGCCAAAACCCTGAAGGAATTGGGCGCCGCAAAGTAA
- a CDS encoding ATP-binding protein, whose protein sequence is MNAADSPSDRLPDADAQADRHGAAPQRVVKIRRDYNTWVANETLEDYALRFTPRSFRKWSEFRVGNTAFGAASFLVLEAVGATMLVSYGFINSFWAILAIGLIIFLTGLPISLYAARYGVDMDLLTRGSGFGYIGSTITSLVYASFTFILFALEAAIMAYALEMALGIPPSWGYLICALVVIPLVTHGVTVISKLQTLTQPVWLFLLALPFFFLLREEPTALAGLWQYPGVDGQGGAFDFHLFAGAMTVGIALITQMGEQADYLRFMPARTATNRWRWLFGVVLGGPGWVLIGVVKMLGGALLAWMLLRNGMAPDKAVDPNQMYLLGFSAVFDSSLWAVVVTALFVIVSQLKINVTNAYAGSLAWSNFFSRLTHSHPGRVVWVVFNILIALLLMEMNVFQALGQVLGLYSNIAISWMIAVVADLVINKPLGLSPPGIEFKRSHLYDINPVGVGAMLIASALSVSTFIGLFGPGLQPYAPFVALVVALLTSPLIAWLTKGRYYLARTPEPVNTGGKAWVATRQCCICGQHFEPEDTSHCPAYQGTICSLCCSLDARCEDQCKPHARLSVQWSELLQKLLPKSLLPYLDAGLGHYLLLMIGITAFLGLLLGTLYYHELIARSVDLAAGYPGEMLRGDLKGVLLKAFAALFLMGGIAAWWMVLTHKSRQVAQEESNRQTRLLMEEIESHRRTDEQLQNARRVAEQANQAKSRYVTSISHELRTPLNSILGYAQILDGDEAIPPQRRQAVSVIRRSGEHLLSLIEGTLDIARIEGGKFALEMRPLAFAEFVRQLVAMFELQARNKGLGFHFEIVGTLPEFVRADEKRLRQILINIIGNAVKFTARGTVRVRLTYRREMALFEVEDSGPGIAADEIAHVFEPFARGSSARGSTTTGTGLGLTISKMLTDLMGGELTVDSQPGAGSVFRVRLFLPQLHDAQAAEVLPRVQRIGYKGVRRRILTVDNERVDRELLANLLEPLGFEVGQAESGYDCLELVPHFRPHLIFMDLAMPGIDGWETIRRLRAAGLDEAPVAIISANAFDKGLDHDVGIGAEDFILKPIRVEELLDWIGRRLQLEWVWADAPAAAAESVPTVEVEQLVLPPAAELRALDELIELGFLRGILARLADIERMAPEYAEFVRVQRELARQFQFDAMREILCRKDLPES, encoded by the coding sequence ATGAACGCTGCCGACTCCCCTTCCGACCGCCTTCCTGATGCTGACGCGCAGGCGGACCGGCACGGCGCTGCGCCACAGCGGGTGGTAAAGATCCGGCGCGACTACAACACCTGGGTCGCCAACGAAACGCTCGAGGACTACGCGCTGCGCTTCACCCCGCGCAGCTTCCGCAAGTGGTCCGAGTTCCGCGTCGGCAACACCGCGTTCGGCGCGGCGTCCTTTCTGGTGCTCGAAGCGGTCGGCGCGACCATGCTGGTCAGCTACGGCTTCATCAACAGCTTCTGGGCCATCCTCGCGATCGGCCTCATCATCTTCCTCACCGGTCTGCCGATCAGCCTCTATGCCGCGCGCTATGGCGTAGACATGGACCTGCTGACCCGCGGTTCCGGTTTCGGCTATATCGGCTCGACCATCACCTCGCTGGTGTACGCCTCCTTCACCTTCATCCTGTTCGCACTCGAAGCGGCGATCATGGCCTATGCGCTCGAGATGGCGCTCGGCATTCCGCCAAGCTGGGGCTACCTGATCTGCGCGCTGGTGGTGATACCGCTGGTCACGCATGGCGTGACCGTGATCAGCAAGCTGCAGACCCTGACCCAGCCGGTGTGGCTGTTCCTGCTCGCGCTGCCCTTCTTCTTCCTGCTGCGCGAGGAGCCGACGGCGCTGGCCGGTCTGTGGCAATACCCCGGCGTCGACGGGCAGGGCGGGGCATTCGACTTTCACCTCTTCGCGGGCGCCATGACCGTCGGCATCGCGCTCATTACCCAGATGGGCGAGCAGGCCGACTACCTGCGCTTCATGCCGGCGCGCACCGCAACCAATCGCTGGCGCTGGCTGTTCGGCGTGGTGCTGGGCGGGCCGGGCTGGGTGCTGATCGGCGTGGTCAAGATGCTGGGCGGCGCCCTGCTGGCGTGGATGCTGTTGCGCAATGGCATGGCGCCGGACAAGGCCGTCGATCCCAATCAGATGTATCTGCTCGGTTTTTCTGCGGTGTTCGACAGCAGCCTGTGGGCGGTGGTGGTGACGGCGCTGTTCGTCATCGTGTCGCAGCTCAAGATCAATGTCACCAACGCCTATGCCGGCTCGCTGGCGTGGTCGAACTTCTTTTCGCGGCTGACCCACAGCCACCCCGGGCGCGTCGTCTGGGTGGTGTTCAATATCCTGATCGCCCTGCTGCTGATGGAGATGAACGTGTTCCAGGCCCTTGGGCAGGTGCTCGGGCTGTATTCCAACATTGCCATTTCGTGGATGATCGCAGTCGTGGCGGATCTGGTGATCAACAAGCCGCTCGGCTTGTCGCCACCGGGCATCGAGTTCAAGCGCAGCCACCTGTACGACATCAACCCGGTTGGCGTCGGCGCCATGCTGATCGCCTCTGCGCTGTCGGTGAGCACCTTCATCGGCCTGTTCGGCCCCGGGTTGCAGCCCTATGCGCCCTTCGTGGCACTGGTTGTGGCCCTGCTGACCTCGCCGCTGATCGCTTGGCTGACCAAGGGGCGCTACTACCTCGCGCGGACGCCCGAGCCGGTGAACACCGGTGGCAAGGCCTGGGTGGCGACCCGCCAGTGCTGCATCTGCGGGCAGCACTTCGAGCCCGAGGACACCAGTCATTGCCCGGCCTATCAGGGCACGATCTGTTCGCTGTGCTGTTCGCTCGATGCGCGCTGCGAAGATCAGTGCAAACCCCATGCACGCCTGTCAGTGCAATGGTCTGAGCTGCTGCAGAAACTGCTGCCGAAATCCCTGTTGCCCTATCTCGATGCAGGGCTCGGTCACTATCTGTTGCTGATGATCGGAATCACCGCCTTTCTCGGTCTGCTGCTCGGCACGCTCTACTACCATGAGCTGATCGCGCGCAGTGTCGACCTGGCCGCCGGCTATCCCGGGGAGATGCTGCGGGGCGATCTGAAGGGCGTACTGCTCAAGGCCTTTGCCGCCCTGTTCCTGATGGGCGGTATTGCGGCGTGGTGGATGGTGCTGACGCACAAGAGCCGGCAGGTGGCGCAGGAGGAGTCGAACCGCCAGACCCGCTTGCTGATGGAAGAAATCGAATCCCACCGCCGTACCGACGAGCAGCTGCAGAACGCGCGTCGCGTGGCGGAGCAGGCCAATCAGGCCAAGAGCCGCTACGTCACCTCGATCAGTCACGAATTGCGCACGCCGCTCAACAGCATCCTCGGCTATGCGCAGATTCTCGACGGTGACGAGGCCATCCCGCCGCAGCGACGGCAGGCGGTGAGCGTGATTCGCAGGAGCGGCGAGCACCTGCTGTCGCTGATCGAGGGCACGCTCGACATTGCCCGAATCGAGGGCGGAAAGTTTGCACTCGAGATGCGACCGCTGGCCTTCGCCGAGTTCGTGCGCCAGCTGGTGGCCATGTTCGAGCTGCAGGCGCGCAACAAGGGGCTCGGCTTCCACTTCGAGATCGTTGGCACGCTGCCGGAGTTCGTGCGCGCCGACGAAAAGCGTCTGCGCCAGATCCTGATCAACATCATCGGCAACGCGGTGAAATTCACCGCGCGCGGCACGGTTCGCGTGCGCCTGACCTACCGCCGTGAGATGGCCTTGTTCGAGGTCGAAGACAGTGGCCCCGGCATCGCTGCAGACGAGATCGCGCATGTCTTCGAGCCCTTCGCCCGCGGCAGCAGTGCCCGCGGCAGCACGACGACGGGCACCGGGCTGGGGCTGACGATCAGCAAGATGCTCACCGACCTGATGGGGGGTGAGCTCACCGTTGACAGCCAGCCCGGCGCCGGCAGCGTGTTTCGCGTCCGCCTCTTTCTGCCGCAACTGCACGACGCGCAGGCGGCGGAGGTGCTGCCGCGCGTTCAGCGCATTGGCTACAAAGGTGTGCGGCGGCGCATTCTCACGGTGGATAACGAGCGTGTCGACCGCGAACTGCTGGCGAATCTGCTCGAGCCACTCGGCTTCGAGGTCGGTCAGGCCGAGTCCGGCTATGACTGCCTCGAACTGGTGCCCCATTTCCGCCCCCATCTGATTTTCATGGACCTGGCGATGCCCGGCATCGACGGCTGGGAAACCATCCGGCGGCTGCGCGCAGCCGGGCTCGACGAGGCGCCGGTGGCGATCATCTCGGCCAATGCGTTCGACAAGGGGCTGGATCACGATGTCGGGATCGGCGCGGAGGACTTCATCCTCAAGCCCATCCGCGTGGAGGAGCTGCTCGACTGGATCGGTCGCCGCCTGCAGCTCGAATGGGTGTGGGCAGATGCGCCGGCCGCGGCTGCGGAAAGCGTGCCCACGGTCGAGGTGGAACAACTGGTGCTGCCCCCGGCCGCCGAGCTGCGGGCGCTCGACGAGTTGATCGAATTAGGCTTCCTGCGCGGTATTCTTGCCCGGCTGGCTGATATCGAACGCATGGCACCCGAGTATGCCGAGTTCGTGCGGGTGCAGCGCGAACTCGCGCGTCAGTTCCAGTTCGACGCCATGCGCGAAATACTGTGTCGCAAGGACTTGCCGGAATCATGA
- a CDS encoding tryptophan synthase subunit beta like protein gives MFVRRDEAGRIVSASLEADGAISEWVEDGEPELLAFGQGEASDATLTASDLRLVRVLEDIVDLLIERDVIRFTDLPEQAQAKLMERKSLRASMRSGLNLLGNGDDGGLI, from the coding sequence GTGTTCGTAAGGCGTGATGAAGCGGGACGCATCGTGTCTGCCAGCCTTGAGGCTGATGGCGCGATCAGCGAGTGGGTTGAGGATGGCGAGCCGGAGCTGCTGGCTTTTGGGCAGGGGGAGGCGAGCGATGCCACCCTGACGGCATCCGACCTGAGACTGGTCCGGGTGCTGGAAGATATCGTCGATCTGTTGATCGAGCGTGATGTCATCCGCTTCACCGACTTGCCCGAACAGGCGCAGGCGAAGCTCATGGAGCGCAAGTCCTTGCGCGCCTCGATGCGCAGCGGACTGAATCTGCTGGGCAACGGGGACGATGGTGGCTTGATCTGA
- a CDS encoding transglutaminase-like cysteine peptidase: protein MLTVAIGLCSAAPDLDHMQTLALTRYGAQGGEAVAAWRRMINEARELDEAGKLARVNTFFNRRIRFEDDIVVWKQSDYWATPLETLGRDAGDCEDFSIAKYMSLRLLEVPADKLRLVYVRARIGAADSTITQAHMVLSYFETPSAEPLVLDNLIGEIRPAGRRPDLFPVFSFNNEGLWVGGTSTSSADPTTRLSRWRDVLERMRSEGLK, encoded by the coding sequence ATGCTCACGGTCGCGATCGGTTTGTGCTCGGCGGCACCTGATCTCGATCACATGCAGACGCTTGCGCTGACCCGCTATGGCGCACAGGGCGGCGAGGCCGTCGCTGCGTGGCGCCGGATGATCAACGAAGCCCGGGAACTGGACGAAGCGGGCAAGCTTGCACGAGTGAACACCTTCTTCAACCGCCGGATCCGCTTCGAGGACGACATCGTTGTCTGGAAGCAATCGGACTACTGGGCCACACCGCTGGAGACACTCGGTCGCGACGCAGGCGACTGCGAGGATTTCTCGATCGCGAAGTACATGAGTCTGCGCCTGCTCGAGGTTCCTGCCGACAAGTTACGGCTTGTGTACGTGCGCGCCCGCATCGGCGCCGCCGACAGCACCATCACCCAGGCGCACATGGTGCTCAGCTATTTCGAAACACCCAGTGCCGAGCCGCTGGTGCTGGACAACCTGATTGGCGAGATCCGGCCAGCCGGCAGGCGCCCCGACCTGTTTCCGGTTTTCAGCTTCAACAACGAAGGGCTGTGGGTGGGCGGCACCAGCACCTCGTCCGCCGACCCCACTACCCGTCTGTCACGCTGGCGCGATGTACTCGAGCGCATGCGCAGCGAAGGCCTGAAATGA